TCAGTACTGTTCTTGCGAAATCAGAAAATTACAATTACACTCTTATGTGCCTTGCTGCAGGCTCTGATATTGACGAGCACACTTCAACAAAAAATGGTGTTGTTCAGGTTTTGAAAGGCAAGGGTAAATTCAGGCTTTTTGATCAGGATATTGAAATGAAAGAGGGTGTCTTTATCTTCATGCCGAAAAATGCTCCTCATTCCCTGAAAGCGGATGAAGACCTTTCAATATTGCTTTGCCTGACAACCTGATGGAAAACACTTATTTTTATTTGAAAACAGCCCTGCAGCTGTAAAATAGTTGCAGGGCAGCAGTTTCTTTTGTAGTTTCCAACTGCTAGTACAGATTCATTTTTTGAATGGGCATATGTTTCATTTTTTACGAAATTTATATTATAAAGATCTACTATTATGCAATACTCTCCACAATTTTAGAAAGTATTATATGTAGCTATGTCTTCTCAGGTTACTGGTTGATATGATACGAAAAGAGGTCTTTCTCCAAAGACATTTAATCATCTTTTTAGCAATTCTTGTGCTGATTCCTGCATTCTGGTTTCTCTTGTTTCCGCTGAAATCTCCTTTTGATATCGAGGATGTTTTTATTGAAGGAATATATCTTTTGTTTGCTCTTTTTTCACTTTACATGATATACAGGCTTGGAAGCTTCTCACTCTTGCTTGGGTGGTTTATTTTTATTTACGGGCTAACTTTTGATTTTCTGGATGAGTTCACAAAAGAACCTGATCTTTTTAGCGTACACCTTGAGGGATTTCTCACAGCTGCAGGCCTTCTTATAATTGCTGTAGGCTTCTATCGCGAGTATGACTCATTACAATCCCTGAAATCTTCCTTGCAAAGAAGCAATCATAGGCTTGAACTGGCACATGAGCTCTCCCATCAGGGTGTATGGGAATATGATCCGGATACAAAGGATTCATATTTCAGCCAACGCTGTTTGGAAATTGCGGGGTATGATTCAGGACGACCATTCAATTACTCCACATGGATGGATCTTATTCATGAGGATGATCGCGGGTTGATGTCTTCTACAATTGACAATCTTAATGAAAGCGGAAACCCTGCGGAGATAAACCTTCGCATAATTGATCTCTCCGGCAATCTGAAATGGATAAGAATGCGATTGGGCCTTGATTCAACGGATTCAAGTAACTATTCCCACAAGATTGTGGGTATATGCCTTGATATCACCTCACAAAAACATGCTGAAGACGATTTAACTCGCTCCAAAGAGCTAAGGGAAATGTTTGTTGACATCCTGAGGCATGATTTGCTAAACCCCATCGGTGTGATTCAGGGCTATGCGGGACTCCTTTCCAAGGGAGATCATGACGAGGCAACAAAAAAGTATTTGCAAAGGATAATCCAGAGCACAAAAAAGCTGGTGGAAATGGTTACTGACGCATCTTCTTTTGCAAAAGTTGAATCCCAGAAAGATGTCGAATTTACACGTATAGATCTCCGAAGGGTTGTTGTAACAACCATTGATGAAATGAGGCCTGCGTGGAATGAAAAGGGGATACATATCAATTTTTTCGGAGAACATGAGGTTCTTGTGAAATCTTCAAAATTTATCAAAAATGCTTTTGAAAATCTCCTCTCCAACGCTATTAAGTATTCACCGGATGGAAGTACAGTAAGAGTTTCCATTGAAGATATGGACACCTACTGGAAAATCAATGTTTTGGATAACGGGCCCGGGGTACTTGATGAAGATAAAGGCGAAATATTCGAGAGGTTTAGCCGGGCTCATAAGGGTGCGATAAAAGGTACGGGTCTGGGTCTTGCTATTGTTAAACGTGTTATGGAATTAAGCAACGGCGAAGCTGGTGTTTCTGATAACCCGGAGGGTGGTAGCATCTTCTGGATTAGCGGACCTAAGTTTTAAGTTATTGGAAATTGCCCAGTACCTGTTTTGCCAAATCTTCCAGATCCCCGGTATCCACTTCACTGCTGACTATTGA
The DNA window shown above is from Methanohalophilus levihalophilus and carries:
- a CDS encoding PAS domain-containing sensor histidine kinase, which codes for MFPLKSPFDIEDVFIEGIYLLFALFSLYMIYRLGSFSLLLGWFIFIYGLTFDFLDEFTKEPDLFSVHLEGFLTAAGLLIIAVGFYREYDSLQSLKSSLQRSNHRLELAHELSHQGVWEYDPDTKDSYFSQRCLEIAGYDSGRPFNYSTWMDLIHEDDRGLMSSTIDNLNESGNPAEINLRIIDLSGNLKWIRMRLGLDSTDSSNYSHKIVGICLDITSQKHAEDDLTRSKELREMFVDILRHDLLNPIGVIQGYAGLLSKGDHDEATKKYLQRIIQSTKKLVEMVTDASSFAKVESQKDVEFTRIDLRRVVVTTIDEMRPAWNEKGIHINFFGEHEVLVKSSKFIKNAFENLLSNAIKYSPDGSTVRVSIEDMDTYWKINVLDNGPGVLDEDKGEIFERFSRAHKGAIKGTGLGLAIVKRVMELSNGEAGVSDNPEGGSIFWISGPKF
- a CDS encoding cupin domain-containing protein, translating into MSKENLWMASMDKGFSRDLTELMQFPTEGIFSTVLAKSENYNYTLMCLAAGSDIDEHTSTKNGVVQVLKGKGKFRLFDQDIEMKEGVFIFMPKNAPHSLKADEDLSILLCLTT